In one Haloplanus salinus genomic region, the following are encoded:
- a CDS encoding SOS response-associated peptidase: protein MCGRYTLFTPAEELAERFGAKRPDVEPRYNCAPGQALPVVTGADPDRFARQQWGLIPEWADDDSNPPINARAETITEKPTFADAVAHRRCLVPADGFYEWVSREGGKRPYRVAFEDDRPFAMAGIWSRWEPPSRQTGLGEFGDDGASSDADPVHSFAIVTTEPNDLVSDLHHRMAVVLGPDQESTWLHGSVEEALGCCEPVPADDLTAYPVSTRVNDPRNDDPSLVERADGSA from the coding sequence ATGTGTGGGCGGTACACGTTGTTCACGCCGGCCGAGGAGTTGGCCGAGCGGTTTGGGGCGAAGCGACCGGATGTCGAGCCACGGTACAACTGCGCGCCGGGGCAGGCCCTCCCGGTGGTGACCGGCGCGGATCCGGATCGATTCGCGCGCCAGCAGTGGGGACTGATTCCGGAGTGGGCCGACGACGACTCGAACCCACCGATAAACGCCCGTGCGGAGACCATCACGGAAAAGCCGACGTTCGCCGACGCGGTGGCACATCGCCGGTGTCTCGTCCCCGCGGACGGCTTCTACGAATGGGTGAGCCGCGAGGGGGGAAAACGCCCCTACCGCGTCGCCTTCGAGGACGACCGGCCGTTCGCGATGGCGGGAATCTGGTCGCGGTGGGAGCCGCCGAGCCGACAGACCGGCCTCGGCGAGTTCGGGGACGACGGCGCGTCGAGCGACGCCGACCCGGTCCACTCCTTCGCCATCGTGACGACGGAGCCGAACGACTTGGTGAGCGACCTCCACCACCGGATGGCCGTCGTCCTCGGCCCGGATCAGGAGTCGACGTGGCTCCACGGCTCGGTCGAGGAAGCGCTCGGCTGCTGTGAGCCTGTCCCTGCCGACGACCTGACCGCCTACCCCGTCTCGACGCGGGTGAACGACCCCCGAAACGACGACCCGTCGCTGGTCGAGCGAGCGGACGGGTCAGCGTGA
- a CDS encoding DUF5805 domain-containing protein has protein sequence MAEDSVPVKTYVPSYQKERWREHADRLGMSQSEFVRTMVQAGRRDFEVPERPPSEEPAEDTSSGLEPRVKDALDGEGHRSWDDLLDAVTDGVEDRLEEALESLQEANAVQYSGRHGGYRLVEES, from the coding sequence ATGGCGGAGGACTCCGTTCCGGTGAAGACCTACGTCCCGTCGTACCAGAAGGAGCGCTGGCGCGAACACGCCGACCGGCTCGGCATGAGTCAAAGCGAGTTCGTGCGGACGATGGTGCAGGCCGGTCGCCGCGATTTCGAGGTGCCCGAGCGACCCCCGTCCGAAGAACCCGCCGAAGACACGTCTTCGGGGCTCGAACCCCGGGTGAAAGACGCCCTCGACGGGGAAGGCCACCGATCCTGGGACGACCTGCTCGACGCCGTGACGGACGGCGTGGAGGATCGACTCGAGGAGGCCCTGGAGTCGCTTCAGGAGGCAAACGCCGTCCAGTACAGCGGCCGCCACGGCGGCTACCGGCTGGTGGAGGAGTCGTGA
- a CDS encoding tyrosine-type recombinase/integrase — translation MTYHGKTDRTRAAYERVLRTFESFLADERGATPATAEHRDCMAWVHRLRGTVAESTVATYAAYLHRFYAYMTQVGAFDSNPMTLVAEEMDERINSDPTRREIAVPEMRDFLAGVSHPLDHALIVTMLKTGIRVGELCNLDLRDVAVPITRGTLDVSVRPQLDGRGNALFVAADRAVGDEIDGERRTAANKRKRATVVPVDDELRIALRRWLAIRPDAVSRAEPLFVSTRDDWGERVTPHIVHHTVESHAREHGWHRDGGGAEENVTPHYFRHFFTTHLRDRTGDRGIVKYLRGDVASDIIDTYTHDWGDRVRRTYEKNIYRLS, via the coding sequence ATGACTTACCACGGGAAGACCGACCGGACGCGTGCCGCCTACGAGCGTGTCCTCCGAACCTTCGAGTCCTTTCTCGCCGACGAGCGGGGGGCGACCCCGGCGACGGCCGAACACCGGGACTGTATGGCGTGGGTCCACCGCCTCCGCGGCACCGTCGCCGAGAGCACCGTCGCTACGTACGCCGCCTACCTCCACCGGTTCTACGCGTACATGACGCAGGTGGGGGCGTTCGACTCGAACCCGATGACGCTCGTCGCCGAGGAGATGGACGAACGCATCAACAGCGATCCTACCCGCCGGGAGATTGCGGTCCCGGAGATGCGTGATTTCCTCGCCGGCGTCTCCCATCCGCTCGACCACGCGCTCATCGTGACGATGCTCAAGACGGGTATCCGGGTGGGTGAGCTCTGCAATCTCGACTTGCGCGACGTCGCCGTCCCGATCACCCGCGGGACGCTCGACGTGTCGGTCCGCCCGCAACTCGACGGCCGCGGAAACGCCCTCTTCGTCGCGGCCGACCGTGCCGTCGGCGACGAAATCGACGGGGAGCGCCGGACGGCGGCCAACAAGCGCAAGCGCGCGACGGTCGTCCCCGTCGACGACGAACTGCGGATCGCCCTGCGTCGCTGGCTTGCCATCCGGCCGGACGCCGTCTCCCGGGCCGAGCCGCTGTTCGTGAGCACACGCGACGACTGGGGTGAACGCGTTACCCCACACATCGTCCACCACACCGTCGAATCGCACGCCCGCGAGCACGGCTGGCACAGGGACGGCGGTGGCGCCGAGGAGAACGTCACTCCACACTACTTCCGCCACTTCTTCACGACCCACCTCCGGGACCGCACTGGCGACCGGGGCATCGTCAAGTATCTTCGCGGCGACGTGGCCAGCGACATCATCGACACCTACACCCACGACTGGGGGGACCGCGTGCGCCGGACGTACGAGAAGAACATCTACCGGCTCAGCTGA